The following are encoded together in the Flammeovirga agarivorans genome:
- a CDS encoding N-acetylmuramoyl-L-alanine amidase codes for MLFKNNTLFTTLLLLFCFTLICHNESSAQSKFVVVIDPGHGGKDPGKPRGSKHHKHEKDLNLIIAQRLGLMIRSSMPDVQIYYTRTSDTYVSLEDRVEFAEVANADYFISIHSNSNPNKWIVGAKAHVDTNADQVSVALANKILNSIERNTLLQSRGIMNKADRGYNLFVLKNTTMPSVLIECGFLSNPYERQYLNSVNGQKQVANAIYKGFKEFHEKKNVQQGMYSIQILATNRKVPATNDKFQVLSRAGLIIKEHKIVRNNKPIYKYTVGTVVSPSAAQNLKLKVRRMGFQDAFVVNSVN; via the coding sequence ATGTTATTCAAGAATAATACACTATTTACTACTCTACTTTTATTGTTTTGCTTTACCCTAATTTGTCATAATGAATCATCAGCACAATCTAAATTTGTCGTTGTCATTGATCCTGGACATGGAGGGAAAGACCCTGGCAAACCAAGAGGAAGTAAGCACCATAAACATGAAAAAGATCTTAATCTAATCATTGCTCAACGATTAGGATTAATGATTAGATCATCAATGCCTGATGTACAGATTTACTATACAAGAACCTCAGATACTTATGTAAGTCTTGAGGATAGGGTAGAATTTGCAGAAGTTGCTAATGCTGATTACTTCATTAGTATTCACAGTAACAGTAATCCTAATAAATGGATCGTTGGTGCTAAAGCACATGTTGATACTAATGCTGACCAAGTAAGTGTGGCATTGGCCAATAAAATATTAAATAGCATTGAGCGTAATACCTTATTACAATCTAGAGGTATTATGAATAAAGCAGATAGAGGCTACAATTTGTTTGTATTAAAAAATACGACTATGCCTTCTGTACTTATTGAATGTGGTTTCTTATCTAATCCCTACGAAAGACAATACTTAAACTCTGTCAATGGTCAGAAGCAAGTAGCAAATGCTATTTACAAAGGCTTTAAAGAGTTCCATGAAAAGAAGAATGTTCAGCAAGGAATGTATAGTATTCAGATATTAGCTACTAATCGAAAAGTTCCTGCTACCAATGATAAATTTCAAGTTCTTTCAAGAGCTGGATTAATCATCAAAGAGCATAAAATTGTAAGAAATAATAAACCTATTTATAAATATACGGTAGGTACGGTAGTCTCACCAAGTGCAGCACAAAACCTTAAATTAAAAGTGCGACGAATGGGATTTCAGGATGCATTCGTTGTGAATAGCGTCAATTAA
- a CDS encoding 3'-5' exonuclease family protein, which produces MKYAVIDLETTGGSVAQGGRIIEIAIIILEDGVEINRFESFVNPEMSIPPFISKLTGIKNNMVKDAPKFFEIAKQVVEVTKDCLFVAHNADFDYNFVKDEFKELGYKYRRNSICTVELSRVLLPGKQSYSLGKLCDEIGIPHNKRHRAIGDTEATAKLFQLLLEQENALQTIEEMTVYDVYSSKRHYQLSKDIIDNLPDETGVYYLYNKEEELIYVGKSKNIRKRILQHLSNKTTPRAVRMADMVRNVKTTLTGSELVALLLESDEIKKYQPRFNRAQRRTKQYFGIYKLFDEKGYINFKIAPLSEGDYPVTTTFSRKEADRILDRMIDKNELCPKLCGVDHSKAACFRYHLKTCKGACCDEEAVESYNKRAMVAAERFGYGVPNMFILDKGRDEQEKAIVQIEKGIYRGFGFVKNKKEYSPSELKKAIKSYKDNADVNKIIRGILRKKKGIERKIFY; this is translated from the coding sequence ATGAAATACGCCGTTATAGACCTTGAAACAACAGGAGGGTCAGTAGCCCAAGGAGGGAGAATAATAGAAATTGCCATTATCATTTTAGAAGATGGCGTAGAAATAAATCGATTTGAATCATTCGTTAACCCCGAAATGAGTATACCACCGTTTATTTCGAAACTTACGGGTATCAAAAACAATATGGTTAAAGATGCTCCTAAATTTTTCGAAATAGCAAAACAAGTGGTTGAAGTAACAAAGGATTGCCTTTTTGTTGCTCACAATGCTGATTTTGATTACAATTTTGTTAAGGATGAGTTTAAAGAATTAGGCTATAAATACAGAAGAAATTCTATCTGTACTGTAGAACTATCTAGGGTGCTATTGCCTGGAAAGCAATCTTATAGCTTAGGTAAATTGTGTGATGAAATAGGAATTCCTCACAATAAAAGGCATCGAGCAATTGGTGATACAGAAGCAACGGCAAAACTATTTCAACTTCTACTAGAACAAGAAAATGCATTACAAACCATCGAAGAAATGACGGTTTATGATGTGTACAGTAGTAAAAGACACTATCAATTATCTAAAGATATTATTGATAACCTTCCTGATGAGACGGGTGTCTATTATTTATATAACAAAGAAGAGGAGTTGATTTATGTCGGAAAAAGCAAGAATATAAGAAAAAGAATACTCCAACACCTTTCTAATAAAACAACTCCAAGAGCGGTTCGAATGGCTGATATGGTACGTAATGTAAAGACTACGTTGACTGGTAGTGAGTTGGTTGCATTACTTCTAGAATCTGACGAAATCAAAAAATATCAACCTAGGTTTAACCGAGCACAAAGGCGAACGAAACAATATTTTGGGATATATAAGTTATTTGATGAGAAAGGATATATCAATTTTAAAATAGCTCCTTTGTCTGAAGGTGATTATCCGGTGACTACTACATTCTCAAGAAAAGAAGCAGATAGAATTCTTGATAGAATGATAGATAAGAACGAATTATGCCCTAAATTATGTGGAGTAGATCATAGTAAAGCAGCATGTTTTAGGTATCATCTAAAAACATGTAAAGGTGCTTGTTGTGATGAAGAAGCAGTAGAAAGTTATAATAAAAGAGCAATGGTAGCGGCTGAACGTTTTGGTTACGGTGTTCCAAATATGTTTATTCTGGATAAAGGTCGTGACGAACAGGAGAAAGCTATTGTTCAGATTGAAAAAGGCATCTATAGAGGTTTTGGTTTTGTAAAAAACAAGAAGGAATATTCACCTTCTGAATTAAAGAAAGCTATTAAATCTTATAAAGATAATGCTGACGTAAATAAGATTATTCGTGGTATTCTCAGAAAGAAAAAAGGGATTGAAAGAAAAATATTTTATTAA
- a CDS encoding low molecular weight protein-tyrosine-phosphatase produces the protein MSDKINIIFVCLGNICRSPLADGLMHHIVQEKGLYDYFNIDSAGTYAGHAGERADSRMRQTANSHGVELLSRARQFTTEDFDIFNHIVVMDDSNYQNVIRLAKSDEEKEMVFKLRSYDNNKSNSDVDDPYYGGIEGFENCYQVVLESVNNLLENLINNYNLPQLNK, from the coding sequence ATGTCTGATAAGATCAACATCATTTTTGTTTGTTTAGGAAATATTTGTCGTTCACCACTAGCTGATGGTCTAATGCACCATATAGTTCAAGAAAAAGGATTGTATGACTACTTTAATATTGATTCTGCAGGAACATATGCAGGTCATGCAGGCGAAAGAGCAGATAGCAGAATGCGACAAACTGCCAATTCTCACGGTGTTGAATTATTATCCAGAGCGCGACAATTTACTACAGAAGATTTCGACATATTTAATCATATTGTAGTAATGGATGACAGTAACTATCAAAATGTTATTAGACTTGCAAAAAGTGATGAAGAAAAAGAAATGGTTTTCAAACTAAGAAGTTATGATAATAATAAGTCTAACTCTGATGTCGATGATCCTTATTATGGAGGTATCGAAGGGTTTGAAAATTGTTATCAAGTAGTTTTAGAAAGTGTCAACAATCTTTTAGAGAATTTAATTAACAATTACAACCTTCCCCAACTTAACAAGTAA
- a CDS encoding endonuclease/exonuclease/phosphatase family protein gives MDEKDYAQIKSFDNANHVKPSDSTVSVISYNIGYLSGMTNNTSVRPTEEFYAGNMKSVLQSLKKYPADILALQEIDYGGNRSYNVNQFDVIGNELQYENGCRSINWDKTYVPFPYFPPTVHFGKMLSGQAIMTNYPIEDYERVVLSKVQSHPYYYSAMYLDRLVERVKIKVGDQEVMVFNAHTEAFDQDTRVKQIRFLKDWFLREAEKMPVIMVGDFNSDPSYENAGILELYDNEKIGAMCSKEGLKKDGTLTYPTDKPYEQLDFIFYSTEHFELEDWKVLSDFGQVSDHFPVYASLKLKK, from the coding sequence ATGGATGAAAAAGATTATGCACAAATTAAATCCTTTGATAATGCAAACCATGTTAAGCCTTCAGATTCTACAGTTAGTGTTATTAGTTATAATATTGGGTATTTATCTGGTATGACAAATAATACATCTGTTAGACCGACAGAAGAGTTTTATGCTGGGAACATGAAAAGTGTCTTACAAAGCTTAAAAAAATATCCGGCTGATATATTAGCATTGCAAGAAATAGATTATGGTGGGAATAGATCGTATAATGTTAATCAATTTGATGTGATCGGTAATGAATTGCAATACGAAAATGGTTGTAGATCAATTAATTGGGATAAAACATATGTTCCATTTCCATATTTTCCACCGACTGTACACTTTGGTAAAATGTTAAGTGGTCAGGCAATCATGACCAATTATCCAATTGAAGATTACGAAAGGGTAGTTTTGTCAAAAGTACAATCACATCCTTACTATTATTCTGCAATGTATTTGGACAGATTAGTAGAGAGAGTGAAAATTAAAGTTGGTGATCAAGAAGTGATGGTTTTTAATGCCCATACAGAGGCATTTGATCAAGATACTAGAGTAAAGCAAATAAGGTTTTTGAAAGATTGGTTCTTGAGAGAAGCTGAAAAAATGCCTGTCATTATGGTGGGAGACTTTAATTCGGACCCTTCTTACGAAAATGCAGGTATATTAGAACTTTATGATAATGAGAAAATAGGAGCTATGTGCTCAAAAGAAGGTTTAAAAAAGGATGGCACATTAACCTATCCAACTGATAAGCCTTATGAGCAACTTGACTTTATTTTCTATTCAACAGAACATTTTGAATTAGAAGATTGGAAAGTATTGTCAGATTTCGGTCAAGTTTCTGATCATTTTCCTGTCTATGCAAGCCTTAAATTAAAAAAGTAA